One stretch of Hevea brasiliensis isolate MT/VB/25A 57/8 chromosome 12, ASM3005281v1, whole genome shotgun sequence DNA includes these proteins:
- the LOC110647018 gene encoding probable 6-phosphogluconolactonase 2, protein MLSIYMCDWREEVNLNLEMEKRDPELRLFDSSEELSSGLADYVHQISESAIKEKGSFSLVLSGGDVPKRLGKLTSSAFLKMVEWSKWHVFWAEENVVAKRHPDSFFWQAKEYFLSKVPILPAHVFPVSHDVPGESAASNYEFSIRQHVRKRSVSVSPSSDCPRFDLILLNFPLPRHPVPGEESQWVSLVSIDGSKEKVMLTLPVINAAAHVAIVASGAEVAPEFLDVMMGQKSIGSNPARMVWPIDGKLVWFVDTSAASLFLLGKGCAATSGS, encoded by the exons ATGTTATCTATTTATATGTGTGATTGGAGAGAAGAGGTAAATTTAAATTTGGAAATGGAGAAGAGAGATCCAGAACTCAGATTGTTTGATAGCAGTGAAGAGCTGTCATCAGGACTTGCTGATTACGTTCATCAAATTTCTGAGTCTGCCATAAAAGAGAAAGGTTCATTCTCGCTTGTTCTTTCTGGAGGAGATGTTCCAAAACGCTTGGG GAAGCTAACAAGCTCAGCgttcttgaaaatggtggaatggTCGAAATGGCATGTGTTTTGGGCTGAGGAGAACGTGGTTGCTAAGAGACACCCAGATAGCTTCTTCTGGCAAGCCAAAGAATATTTTCTGTCCaag gTTCCTATACTTCCGGCTCACGTTTTCCCCGTGAGCCACGACGTACCGGGAGAATCTGCAGCCAGTAACTACGAGTTCTCCATCAGGCAACACGTTAGAAAACGGTCGGTCTCAGTTTCTCCATCAAGCGACTGCCCCAGATTTGACCTCATCCTTTTAAACTTTCCTCTTCCACGCCACCCTGTGCCTGGAGAGGAGTCCCAATGGGTTTCACTTGTCTCAATCGATGGGTCTAAAGAGAAAGTGATGCTCACGCTCCCCGTCATTAATGCTGCAGCCCACGTGGCCATTGTGGCCTCAGGGGCTGAAGTGGCCCCTGAGTTTTTGGATGTGATGATGGGTCAGAAGTCCATTGGGTCCAATCCGGCCCGTATGGTGTGGCCCATAGATGGCAAGCTGGTTTGGTTTGTAGATACCAGCGCTGCTTCTCTGTTTCTCCTTGGCAAAGGATGTGCTGCCACTTCAGGTTCCTAA
- the LOC110645815 gene encoding uncharacterized protein LOC110645815: MAIKLKKYVVVIFLVLALIVHNSALSPSKDKLKKNPKKDKPAHGSNKADGSNHDGGWKYNCECDSAPDGSWSYHWGTGSGPDGSSFGFGSGSGRSPDGGGAGFGFGFGSSTGSGGGSSESYGGGTGYGFGSGDGVGSNSGNKATGNNMFIPGVQGTPKALDVENDSEKNS, from the coding sequence ATGGCAATCAAGCTGAAGAAATATGTTGTAGTTATATTTCTAGTACTTGCACTCATAGTTCATAATTCTGCTTTATCTCCATCAAAGGATAAGCTTAAGAAAAACCCAAAAAAAGATAAGCCTGCTCACGGCAGCAACAAAGCAGACGGTTCAAACCATGATGGAGGGTGGAAATACAATTGTGAGTGCGACTCAGCTCCTGATGGAAGTTGGAGTTACCACTGGGGCACAGGCTCGGGGCCTGATGGAAGCAGTTTCGGCTTTGGGTCAGGCTCAGGGCGAAGCCCTGATGGCGGGGGTGCGGGATTTGGCTTTGGTTTTGGCAGCTCAACTGGTTCTGGCGGTGGAAGCTCCGAGTCATATGGAGGTGGCACCGGTTATGGATTTGGAAGCGGTGATGGCGTTGGCAGCAATTCTGGTAATAAGGCTACAGGGAATAACATGTTCATACCTGGTGTTCAAGGTACCCCTAAGGCTCTTGACGTTGAAAATGATTCGGAAAAGAACTCCTGA